Below is a genomic region from Methanosphaera sp. ISO3-F5.
AAAATATCATTAATAACATTAATTATAGGATTGATGGGTATAATATTATTATCAGGATATGTAAACCCTGAAAAACTAACAATAAAACAAATAAACAAATCAAAAATAGACAATCAAATCGAATTAGATGCAAACATAGAATCAATCATCAAAACAAAATCAAATACTCAAATAATAAAATTAAAAGATCAAACCGGAAATATTAATTTAATAATTTTTCCCTCAACAAATCTAAAAACTAAATTAATCAAAAACCAGAAAATAACCGTTATAGGAAGGGTTACACAATATAATGGGGAATTAGAATTAATACTGGAAGAATCCAAAAATATTAAAATAGGATAACTCTATTGTAAACTATTCTAATTTTTAACCTCTTTTTTTCATTAAATAACTTAATTACAATATAAGACATTACAAATTATAATGAATTTATAATATCTTAGAACAATTTGTTAAATTAATAATTATAACATTTATCAATGATGAATGGAATATCTTAAATTAAATAAGATGAAGGTTGTAATTTTAAATGAATCTATTTTTAAAAGAAGATAAAAAATTATTAGTATTACCAGCAATCCTATCATTTATTTTAACATTACTCTTATTATACAAATATTCCTTCCCTATTTCATGGGATGTTTATTATCATATACATATGATTAATTTGTATGCTAATAATGGACTTGTTTTTTGGGATAATCTCACCGTTGCTCCCAAAGGTAGACTAATAATGTATCCACCATTATTCCATCTGGTATTCGCAGGCATTAGTAAAACCTTAAATATTTCATCAATAGAGTTATGCAGGTGTGCACAACCATTATTTTCAGCTTACCTTATAGGCATAATTACATTTACAACATATAAAATAACAAATGTCAGAACTTCATTTTTAACAGGATTTCTGGCAATGTTCTGTTTCATAACATTTAACAGATCCGTTATTTGCACACCCGCAACAATTGCAATAGGATTATTTTTAATAGCTATTGTCTATTGTTATAATGGTATCATCAAAGAAAATTATAAAGAAATCATAATATCCGCAATTTCACTTGCTTTAATATGGAATTTACATATGGCAACAGCTATACTAACAAGTGGCGTTATCGGATTATACATTTTAATACAATTGTTGAAAAAGCATATTAATTTGAAAATAATACTATGTTACTGTCTGATAGTACTATGTTTAGGTTTACCTTGGTGGATTTACATAGCAATAAATTATACTTTAGTATTTAATTCAATTTCAGGCACAGATACTATAATAACCAATTTCTTCTTCAAATACTTTGGAGTTATTACAACAATACTCCTATTAATTGGATATTATGTGTTGTTTAAAAAGAAAACAAAATTATCAATATTCCTATTATCAAGTTCATTATCATTAATATTATTAAGTCAGATAAAATATCTTGGATTTAACACAGTTTCGATAAGAATATTAGAAGTTGCATCCTATGTTCTCATAATTATTTCAGGTATTGGATTAAACTATATTTATGATAATAAAATAACTCAGATACAATACAAGAACCTTTTTGTGGCACTGGTAATATTATTATCCGTATCATCAGCATTATTATATGAAGACAGTTATACTCCTGATCTAATGGGAAATCATGATGTAAATAACACAATTATTGATGAACATATTCATTTAATTGTTAATCCTGTTGTAACATTATTTAAGCCAACAGTCATTTCTTCAAGATTCGCAGACAATAATCTAGCCCATAATCGTTATGAAATCATGAAATATTTTGAAGAAAATACTCCTAATGGAATGTTAATATCTGAAGATGCAATCATGGATACAATAATTGTTTCAACAAGTAGTACTCCAGTAGCTTACGGAGGTTTCACAGAATCTATACCAGATTATGTTACAGATCCCGTCCACATAATTAAAGGATGGTCCAATAAGAATGAAATACACCAACTCAATATTAGTCACATTCTATTGAAGAAGGATACAGCAGTACCATATTATGCAGAAATAGTAAAAGAAAATGATAATTATAAAATATGCAAAATAAGACAAGAATACAGGTAATTATTATGAAAACAACTCATAAAATAATGAGCATAATTATAATTGGAATACTGATAACATTATTCTTTATAAGCACATTATATACTGATACCATTGAATGTGATAATCAAACATTAATAATATCAGTATGCACAGGAGAAATGAGAGCATTAGAAACAGGAATAGCAGTATATGCAGGAATAGAAGAAGCACCATTAATCCTCTCAGATAAAACATTACCCGACCAATTAAACACATGGCTACCATCATACATAGAAAAAAACAACATAACAAAAATAATAATCGTAGGACCAGTAACGCCACAACAAATAATTGAATTCATGAAACTCAGAGTCACAATAAAACAAATAAATGGAGATAATATAGCAGATATCCTAACAAAAATAACAGAAAACAACAAAAACATAAACAAAAATGAAATAATAATAACCTCCTCTGATCCATTAGCAGGAATATTAGGAGCATACACAAAAACACCAGTATTCATAACAGCAACAAATAGCACATACCAATCAGCTAACACATTAAGTAAAGAATACAAAGAATACATAACAAAACACAACATAAAAAAGGCAACAATCATAGGAAACACACCACAAAACATAAAAGACGAACTAAAAAATCACAATATTCAAATAGAAGAAATAAGCGGAGAAACATCATTAGACGTAAGTAATAACTTAAACAATAAACTAAAACAAGAAGGATATCTCAAAAATACAAACACAGCATTTTATGGATTTTATGGAGAAATACCTACAATAATACCAACAGTAATAAAAGAAAATGCAATACTAATAGAAGACTCATCAAACAAAGGAAATATTATTCCATACTTACAAGAAAACAATATAACAACAGTATACATCTTAAGAAACACAGAATCACAATACATACAGATGGAAGAAACAGACTACATATCAACAGATGTAATAAACAATCTACAAAACAATAATATAACCATCAAATACCTAACAAAACCAAGAACACTAGATGAAGCAACAGGACTATACGACATGAAAATACTAACTGCAGAACACATGGAAAACACCACAGCCCCAACTATAAAAGAAGAAAAAACATCCCACATAAAAACACAACCACCATTAATAGCAATACTAGAAAAACAGAAAATAAAAGATTCAAACAACATAACTGCAACAATAACAAAACAAAACAACACAAAATACATACTAAAATGGGACACCATCCACCCATACACATATAATAAAATTAACGAAAACACTTATCATATAACCTCAAACACGGGCTACGAATACATATGGAAAAAACAACAAAACATGTGGAAAGAACAATACATATACAATAACACCACCTACTACAACATAACATGGACAGAAAACAAAGACAATACCTGGACCGAAACACATGAAAAACAAGAATACACCTGGAACTTTAACGGACAAAAATGGGTATGTTACAACCAACAACAAGAACCAATATACTATATTCAAAACATAACTTAACAAAAATGTATAACTCATTAAAAACATAAAATAATACAATAAAAGATAACATCAACATTTATCATTTTTTTTTATAAAAAATAATTCTTAAATAAGGCATGGGAGAATTGATATGAAACAATTATTTGGAACATTTGGAGTAAGAAGAATAGCAAACACAGTACTCACACCAGAATTTGCATCAAAAATAGCAGCAGCATATGGAACAAAAGTAAAAGGAACAATAGCTATAGGTTCAGACCCAAGAACATCCTCAGAAATGATTAAACATGCAGTAACTGCAGGACTATTATCTGCAGGATGTAATGTAGTGGACTTGGGAATGTTACCAACACCAGCAGTACAATATGCAGTAAGAAAATATTATGACGGTGGAATAATGATAACTGCATCACACAATCCACCAAAATACAATGGACTAAAACTATTAGATTCTGATGGAATAGGAACACCTGATGATTTAGAAGAAGAAATTGAAGACATATACTTCAACGACAAACAAGAAAGAGTCACATGGGATAAAATAGGAAAAGCATACAAACAAGACATCATAGATGAATACTGCGAAGAAGTAATAAAACGAGTAGATGCAGATAAAATCAGACAAGCAAAACTAAAAGTAGTACTTGACTGTGGATCAGGAGCAGCATGTGGAACCACACCATTTATTATAAGAAAACTTGGATGTGAAATCACAACACTAAACTGCCAACCAGATGGAGCATTTCCTGGAAGAAATCCAGAACCAACAGAAGACAACTTACAGGACCTGATAAAAGTAGTTAAAGCAACAGGAGCAGACATAGGAATAGCACATGATGGAGATGCTGACAGAACAATATGCATAGACGAAAAAGGACAATTTGTATTTGGAGACAAATCATTCGCACTAGTAGAAAAATCAATGCTAGAAAAAAATAATGGTGGAAAAATAGTAACAACAGTAGCTACAAGTAATGCTATTCGAGACATAGCATTAGAAAATAATGGTGAAATCATTCTAACAAGAGTGGGTGATTTAGTAGTAGCAAGAAAACTCCAAGAAGTTGATGGACTA
It encodes:
- a CDS encoding OB-fold nucleic acid binding domain-containing protein, whose amino-acid sequence is MNDKKIFKISLITLIIGLMGIILLSGYVNPEKLTIKQINKSKIDNQIELDANIESIIKTKSNTQIIKLKDQTGNINLIIFPSTNLKTKLIKNQKITVIGRVTQYNGELELILEESKNIKIG
- the glmM gene encoding phosphoglucosamine mutase, whose product is MKQLFGTFGVRRIANTVLTPEFASKIAAAYGTKVKGTIAIGSDPRTSSEMIKHAVTAGLLSAGCNVVDLGMLPTPAVQYAVRKYYDGGIMITASHNPPKYNGLKLLDSDGIGTPDDLEEEIEDIYFNDKQERVTWDKIGKAYKQDIIDEYCEEVIKRVDADKIRQAKLKVVLDCGSGAACGTTPFIIRKLGCEITTLNCQPDGAFPGRNPEPTEDNLQDLIKVVKATGADIGIAHDGDADRTICIDEKGQFVFGDKSFALVEKSMLEKNNGGKIVTTVATSNAIRDIALENNGEIILTRVGDLVVARKLQEVDGLFGGEENGGLIFPDFVYGRDSGLATAMLLEILATTKKPLSELINELPTYYSEKRKVECPDDKKQFVAESIINDTTEYEVDTTDGVKVITDEGWVIIRPSGTEPIYRCFSEAKTPEKAAELADWGMTLIEKYLD